From the genome of Nicotiana sylvestris chromosome 2, ASM39365v2, whole genome shotgun sequence, one region includes:
- the LOC104233531 gene encoding uncharacterized protein produces MMIPVPSLSKAYSMLLHDKSQREIQASRSPFLSESTFFHAKSSLVQNTSTNKSYSQKISFENKRTNIVCKYCRKPGHSIDKCYRLHGFPPDFKFTKGLKAIACVQLDDPRTDSFSASEALYGSPVHGFSKEQYQYLMSLFQQSQLSAVTQDPGIASSVMGAFAGPFSEEVTENW; encoded by the exons ATGATGATTCCTGTGCCTTCTTTGAGTAAAGCCTATTCAATGTTATTACATGATAAGAGTCAAAGGGAAATTCAAGCTTCAAGATCTCCATTTCTTTCTGAATCAACTTTCTTTCATGCCAAGTCCAGTCTTGTTCAAAACACTTCAACAAATAAGTCTTACTCTCAAAAAATCAGTTTTGAGAATAAAAGGACAAACATTGTGTGCAAATACTGTAGAAAACCTGGTCACTCTATTGACAAGTGCTATAGGCTGCATGGGTTCCCTCCTGACTTCAAATTTACCAAAGGGCTGAAGGCTATAGCCTGTGTTCAACTTGATGaccctagaactgattctttttCAGCTTCTGAAGCCCTATATGGAAGTCCAGTCCATGGGTTCAGTAAAGAGCAGTATCAATATCTCATGAGTCTATTCCAACAGTCTCAATTATCTGCTGTAACTCAAGATCCCGGCATTGCCTCTTCTGTTATGGGAGCATTTGCAG GCCCTTTCTCTGAAGAGGTCACTGAAAATTGGTAG